A window of Dermacentor andersoni chromosome 4, qqDerAnde1_hic_scaffold, whole genome shotgun sequence genomic DNA:
TGCGTTCGCACAATACTGTAAGCACTGTGAAAAAAGCTATGGGATTACGTTTTACAACCATGGGAACAACACATCACATTCTGAACACAGTGGCACGCCAATGGCTGCCTCGCGAAAGCTGTTGTAACCATAGAAGTGATGTCATGGCCTCCTAAACTGCGTGCCCGATCGTGGGGGCCGTGGGAAACCCATGGAATGTGATCAACAGGCTGAGCAGGCTTTTCAACTGTGGCATGCCGACTTTCTCTAATGTCCTGCTGCTATTGTGTGGCACCATATGACGTAATGGGAGAGTGAAATGTGCACTATAAAGTTGTCGAAATTTGAGTGGAGGGCAACTCTCATTTTGCTTGCATTATGAATTTTCTCTGACCGCTAACTTCGGTTTGTGTGGTTCAATCTTCATAATTCCTTTTGCTCTGTGTGACATGCTTAGAATAGATATTGAGCAAATATGGTGACCTGAAAATGGTGCTGCTGGGCCCCTTTAAAGGAGCCCTCCAACCCTTTTCAAGGCACTGTTTTTTTGGTTGCGGGTTGCATAGATTGACAGCTGgagaaataaatgcaaaaaaaatgtcaGCGATAGGAGTAAACAGTCCGAAGTTATTCAGCCAAGAAATTTCAAGATACAAggaaaaatgaaatgaatgcCTCGACTCATATTTTGAACTGTCTTCTGTCCCCATTTCTCTGACCTACTGATGTAACCCATCACTGCCGATGGTAAGAGTTCGATGCGCCTACATAGCAGAAGTCCGCATTCCGTGGTTGCCTACACACCTTATGCTCACAGATTCCGGTTACTCTGGTGTGCTGATGGCACTGTCGCCATGGTAACAAACtgcccttgccccccccccccccatcccagcACATTTTCCGTTTGCCACTACTGGGCTGCAAACTTGTAGCGATGCTTTAACCGATGCTAATGCCTTTTGGCACTTTTCGTGTTTGTGAGTGGCTGTGTTCTAAGCTCGGTCCGGGGCGGAGCATCTCTTGACCACTCATGAACGCGAAAAGCACCGAAAGGCATTAGTATCGGAAAAGGCATCGTTACAAAATCGCGGACCTGGTCGAGCATCCTGGGACTGCGTAACGTCTCTTTTGTTCAGTTCAACACAACACCAATTCACAAAGGTGAGAAACCTACATCACGTGAACAACACTGAAGAGTATATTGCACATGCAAAATGAGGCAACCGGCGACAAGGCTGCTGAAGAGCATACACACGCGAGAAGAGAAGCTTTTGTGCTTAAAGGTTAGAGACGAAAGAACAGCCAGTGGCCCTACTATGTTATGCAAATGTGTCTGCTTGTATTAATACAACAGtacagcaaacaaaaataaaataatttattACATTTTTGTTGCAGTGCAGTGGTTATCTGCAAATCGTGGAGGAGCAAGTTGTGACGTCACTGATGCTTCTATAGTGAGCATCACTAGGCGATGATACGGTTGACAGCAATGTAGTGATTTGCTTGCGTGGTTACAATAATAAATATTTTAATATTGGTGTAATGACCTACGCTAAAAGTATCTCCAACTGTTAGTCTATGCAACCTAAGAAGTGTTTGAGGACCCCTTTAAAGTTATTTTCCTCATTGAAGTAAGTAAACTTGCAGTAAACATCCAAACATAGTCAACGCTTTTATTTAATCCCAAGTGGCTTGCTATTACAGGGAACTACTGAAATGCCttattgctttttatttttatattgcttttattattcatattGTTTTTATGTTATAttgttatatatttatttatatttatattgctttattttttattgcttttatttttataaaaTGCCTTTGCATTTTATTGGTATGCTTTCACCAGGATGAGAAAAGGCTGGGGATTTTGTATATAGGTTGAATAGTTATTGAACACAAGGATAAATATTTGACGTCCAGCATTTTTGCATACTCTCTAATGGTCAAACATGCGAGCACACTAGGCCAAGGTGGTTCAAAACCTCCTGTAAGTGATCGCTGCCTGCTGGCTGTTCGGAGCACTTCGCTATTTCTACTACTAAGCTGTTCTTGCAAGCACTCCGCCAAGTGAGAAAGTAATTCCAGCTCCTGGAGGCTTCACTACTGCACAGAGGGAGAAGTTACTGAAATGTCATCGGGGAATCAGTGAATTAGCTGAGCGACAACACACTGTGTTAGCTAATCACAGCTTGCTTTCACAACACCTGCAAATTTTGCATGTTTTACAGAATGCTACGGTTACTTTTGTTAAGCTTACCTagaaaaatgtttacaccctctAGGGCTTATCTCGTCCTCAAACAATAATCGTTATTTTATACTGCATGCTTTTCTTTTGACACACTGTACTTGCTACTTTTCTGTCAAGGATGCCATGTTGCGGTGTTACAAACATGCAGTTCGTTACTTGAATGTATCAGGcatgcagcattaaagaaaggaaaagcacgCAATATAGATGGCAATTATTGCTTGGGGACGATATAAGTTCCAGACAGTGTAAACTTATTTTAAAGTGTACCTGAGTGATCAACCTTATTATTGGTCTTGTAGAATCACCCCAAGCTCTCTGTGAGCGACACTTTGTCATCACCTTCAGTCTATGTGTTTAGTCATGCTCGGTCTACTTCAGTTATGCTGCTTGGTCATCTCTGCTATAACCACATAAATGCTGGTGCCCTTTGACTAGTGTATATGACCATCTTGTTTgaatttgcatttcctttctaaTGGTGCAGCACATTGAAAAAGATATATATGATTTGTTTTCACTTCAGACACCGCCTCTCTGCACATACCTCACAGAAAGAGAGAGTAGTCAGAATTCAATAGTGTCAATAATTGCCTTTTACTGAATATTAATTCCATTTGAAAAGTGAACTGTTTCCGCACCTCTAGCTCTCATTTATTGTTTCCTTGATACACAAGCAAGCCAGTTGGCAatatataatgaaaaaaaaaaagggggggggggaatcatgCCGTCCATGTTGCCACAATTCCAGTTTCTTCGTAAAACTATTCATGACCTTCACGTGCGTGCACACGGACGTAACAAAATAAACGAGACAAAAACTCACGCGGCAGGACATAGAATATTTGGTCCTTCGTCCTGCGAATGACGTTAGGGATGCCTTGCTTGAACAAGCCGGCGAACGCGCGCTGCTCGTATGGAGACACTCGGTACATCACGATTCCGCGCAGTTTGTACAGGTTCCCGAAGTGAAGACCCATTGTTGATGCAATTTACCTGAAAgcaacaagaaagagagagatctAAAGCCGTGATGTGTGGAAAGTACGGACGCGGTACAACCGGTGCCATCTGATTACACACACATTGTTGGGCTAAAAACTCGTATGAAATGTCGATGGTCTCACGGATGCTACATCACGTTTAGTGCAGGCTAACGCCCCGTTCACTGTTACAGTCGTAATGACAGCCTGTGACTGGATTACAAGATAAATATAAAAAAGTTTTAGCAAAGCAACTCAACAAATGGGTTGAAATCCGGGTCAGTTGGTACATAGCTGAAGTAAAAAAACCAGTCACCAAAAGCAAGAAgagcgcttacttgaaaaagagtttgcttttttaggtcggtcacgatagatatcttgtcttttcatgctctgtgattaacGATGCTGCTGTtgtgcatgctctgctggccttgctgggactacgccgtttctaataaagctcagttgatagtccagtcgttgtgctGTGAACCTCTCGTCTTTTGTGACTAACACCTTTTGTAACAAGGAGCAGCCACGCATGTATGAGAATGTCCCCTGATGACCTTGATTTCGGTTCACCAAATTACCGTTCCTGTATTAACTGCGCACATCACTATGGAAGCTGCTAAGAAAGTGGCTCAGAACAAGCATGTTTACAGCAAAAAATCGGCGATCAAAGCAGTCGAAGTGACTGCCccgggacgacgcaacgaacgtAAGTATGTTCTCAACTCCTCACACAGAGAGCGCACAAGTAGTGCACTGTCTGTAGATTACGCAAAGCTCACCGGTGTGCATCTAATAACGAAGACGATGAAAACAAGTAACAATAAATCAATGTAAACAATACCTTACCAGTCCTGGTCTGCTTAAGGAGTCGCAAATACGATGCACAATTGCAGGCGCAACCGCCTCGGACACCTCCAACCAGCACAGGCACGCTCAGGCACGCTCAGGCTCAGGCCTTCTGGCTCTGCATGGCTCTGTGTGGCTTAAGCTGACTTGTGTGTGGTTCATTCATACGATTAAATCACACCGCTAGCCTCTACGCCAATTTTGGATACCACGCACCGCCACGCACCACAACTTGAAAGTAGCAAAGTTACGCGTTTTTGATATGTTACCGTTGTTCATAATAAAAAAACCGTATTCTGTGTATGCTATCATTTTGCAGATTTGAAATTATACGCAGTCATTGTGGTGCTATGTAATGAAACCGACTGCACTATTTTTACTTGCTGCGCGAGCGATGTTCTTAGGTTTTTGAGGTTGTGAGGTTGCGCCCCGGCCGGATTCACATTCAAGGCATGGTTCATGGCGACCTGTACAAAATTGCGATCAGCTGTGCTCCGTAAGATGCCTTCTAGGACCCTTCTCTGCGTGTGCAACGTGGTGCATACATTGTTTTGCGCACTGGCGCTGTCAACAACGTGCTGGCATAGAATAGAATAGACAAGTTAATGCCGTCCTGTGTCAAAGTGCTACTGAAAAGTACCAGTTACAGCTGATCATTGCTCATCGAATCGTTTGTTTACACCGTCTCCAATCAGTAGGCGCTTAAAACAAAGCCTTTACTTTTGCGAATAGTTTGATATCTCTAAGCAATGAACGCTTTAGAACAGTGACGATGGGGATGGGCCCGTGTGGCGGTTGTATGGTAGAAAGCACGCTTTCTCATCCCGATGCATCTCGCCTGCTTCGCTCCTTAAACCGAATAATCCTGTGTGTCGGTGGGAGCAAATGCTCTCGTTCCGAGGTTTCGGTGGTTGTGAAAGAGAAGAGATCGACGTAAGTAACGTAGTTGGGAACTCTGACAGTGAGAAATAACGGCATCATTCAGGTATTGATCGCTATCTAGAGTACACGGATATTGGTGTTATCGCTCGAATGATAAAGAGACGTACAGACTAGTTCAATCATGCTTTCAGCTCGGGTCCCTCATCAGGCCGCGTTTTAGGAGTCAGTTGTCCACAGTTATATTTCTTTGCGTTAACGGATGCAGAGCTGCTAGTGCCTTCTTTCAAGTTACGTGACAAGTGTGTGTGCGCATAACCTTCGCGGTGCTGTGATGCAGGGAGAGGAGTCATTCTGAACCATGGCCTTCGCTGGTGCCACCACGATTCTCCCAAAATCACCACTCATTACAGAGTCGTGCCCAGGGAAACAGATCCTCGATGGAAAGGTAAAACATTTTCGCCTAAGCAATAAGGAAATAagcgaaaaaataaaattttttaaaATGATAGAGCCATGTAGATAAAGGGGTATATTTAATTATTTGAGGAGTATGAAATGTTGCGACTGGTTGCACAGTCTCATGTCAAGTAATGATGGTTTGCAGCAGAAAAACACGTTTACATATATGTTTTCAGCAGCAGGAAGATGCGGAAAGAAATTTCACTGGAAATGAAAATGCTGTAGCAATCGAGGATGGGATAATGTGACAATCCTCTTTCAATGCTATTCCTTTTTGTGTTTCAAGAGTTGACCGAGCGGTGCTCTGCCCAAATTATTACTGGGATCGGCCAGCTGTGAAAAGTGGACGATAATGAAGGAGAAGAATCGAGTGAAAGGAATACATACATTATACAGTTTACATAGGGGCAAACTTGTAATGCTATGGGAAGGGCAAGTGCCCAGTGAAATTGTTAAGCTCAGAGTTGAGTACGAAAAGTGTTCTTCATTTGCCCAAGTCAGAAACTTCTTTCAGGCAGTAATGAGACTTAAAGGGACtaacaactggccagaatgtgttgtgaaacgttgatggaaatgaaatgaccatgatttatagtgatataatccagcacgctgttcctAATTTaactaggaattataattttaaattggcaaagcaagtttcaagaaccagtaagtggcgaggcctggcgggGAAATCTTGGTGCTTCggatgtagtctatgagattGCTGtatgtaagtcggctgttattaagtacaacataattattgcttaaaatttcaGTTGCTATATTATTgaacacttgcgctttattctatgcttcagaAATCAAAAGCGCACACATGGCTGTGGCAACATGCTGAATTGCCTATCACATGCAAAAGCGTCATTTCATTTTGACTGGTTatataccaaagcagttggacaggaaaccacaaaAATGTGGagctattattgcagaaatactttaacacttcggaaaacatgaatcgcaggaaatcgacttgataaacaaagtAATATTTTCTCACGGTTATGGCCACCCTTgttgtctgcctcccactaatgccggattataattgctatcgcaccTATCTAacaccgttttcagcatgcttcctgtgaacgactacatcctcactttagattgaaaaattctgataaaaagtGTTACACAGTGTTTTCCATGTTACCATAGTTCATGATTAAACACGCTgactggtaagctttccattgcattaaaaaaaattaagtaccatcaaaattggttgtcagtcatTCCTCTGCATGTGCATGCAATACTCTTAAAGTtgtccattttctttttcttattgtacCTGCTCTCTATTACGTTCACACAACCAGGTCACGAATTCCACCTTTCCCTTTTTATATAACAAGGTCTTGTTATATTTGGTTATATTTGGTTGTGTTAACCAAGCATGCTAGAAATAACTTTATCACCATAAAAATTACCAAAGGAAAGTGACAGCAGTCGGCAGGCTCCCAGCCTTTGTTCATTGTTCTGTACTGCCATATGACAGGCAATGTAAGTGTAGACTGACATTATTCTGGTGCCATACAAATAAAAGCATAGTGTCAAGATGTGCCAAAGAGAAACACTCTGCTGACTTATCATCAAGCTTCCCTGTAAAACGAGCATTGCCATTCTGAGAAAGGTTAACAGAAAGGAAAAATGTTCAATTCCCACTCAtgcatttattcttgtctgttGTGTTGTTACCTTGAACAAGTTGTTTCCTGCTTGGTAATGGGGctaaaacaaatgggcatggaaAAAACAAACACTTAAGAACATGTGCACAAACTGTCACTTGAGTGTTTAATAAAACCTTAGTAAATGTGCCTCTCTCCAGGATGCTCTATGTATGCAAGAAAAAGTAAAAACATACCCTTCccctttgaaagaaaaaaaagttccaCCAAATAATTATTTGCCTATAAGGTGTTTTTTTCATCATAGAATGCAGTGGAAGCATGGCTGCCACACAGCTAAACCTATTTATGCCAGAAAATTTCAGTGTTGTGCACCTTCATTCTTGTGCAGTATTTTTTGCAAGTCCCTGCTTGTGTAGCAGCACCCATTTGACAGTCGGAGTACTATATTTGCATGATTCTGCTGCACCTCCGATTGTAATGCGCTGTTAAATTATCGCCCAAATATATTTTAAAAataggtagtgactacagtgatggggcccggcactttaacatctgcactgaGCATTGAAACTTCACTCTCTtatatgctccatttggttatacaaaaGCGGGCATTAATAATCATGACGTACTTGAGAACTGATACACCCAGCAGGCCACTTCCCAATCAACTAAACATATTGCCATTCAATCTTATGCGTGAGCCTAAAACAGCTAGCAACGTAAACAGTGTTGTGAAACGTAATCATCCTTTTCCTGTGTCCATATTTTTTTCATCATACCAGAAGTACTGCCGCTGGAAATTTCAAGCTGCCTCCTGTACATAATGTATATGGCAAAAGACTACTTGAATGTGTTGAAGTTAAGACATGGAACAACATACACTCCAAAATAAGAAACAAAGAATTTCGCCGAAGCACTATTTATAATTAGCTATAAACCACTGATTTTGTGCCTGTATTCTTGCTTGGTGTTCTGTTGTTTGCGGTTTCataatttatgtaactggtgATAATTTCTATGCATGCCGTAAAAAaacatctttttttgttttttttaaacgTGCTAATGTGTCGCATTCATCCGCTGTATTGTTCCCCCTGTGCTTGTACCGAATGTCTATTATATATGTTTCGCATATCCGGACCCATCCTctagcctgcggctattgggtCCAACAGTCTTTTGCATATGCACTGTAACCcctatgatgataataataaagaaagagagaaagaaagttcactAGAATGGAAAGGGAATGGTAAAAATCACATCAAAggaaaaaggcatggcatatgttcatgcttgtgtagcacctGACAATGAATATTTtactgcattaaaaaaagaagcagcCGGTAATTGCGCgcttagaagaccgataaacatacagtgcgatgcaacttgagaaataattacattgaagcttccaagactttagaagaaaagaaaaagaaaacactcgcgACGGCACTTcacaagtcgccgtaggcgttgaagcctagctataacgaaattatttctgaacagctctgatagtgtccaTGTAACAATAGTTGCTTGCGtattgtcaaatgctcatatactgcggcataaagctcacggtacggtgcgaaaacgtgctcgcagcagaagaaaaaaaaaaaaaagaaacaagcattgcgcgcggacatgcatgcagacgcgcattcGGTCACCGCAaacctgtgcgatcgctgcattgaagcttcattctgctttgctccatttggttacacagacagctcactataagaacatatttcatataGTTTTTTCTCAGCGATTGCCttcctttcacgcaagaaaccggttcagGGGAAGCGATTGCGGCGATCACGCGCAGTGTCCCAGCTTATTGCACATAGTAGGTaaagagatagcatctgtaaactgttctgtgctttctgtttgtccaATATTACTATTTTAAAGGTAAAATACTTGTGTAATTTCAAGAGTACTTgcaaaaatgtccaggagggctcccgcgtaGTATCTTTATTTAGCGCCAATAGCCAGACCTACGCAGAGCGTGTCGCATTGTCCCTcagactacgcaagtgaggcgcttccaaCAGATGGTGACTCCACAAGTCCTTGCCCCCATAGTTGAAACTCTATGCTCGCCCTatagagttggttatattaactctatggctCACCCCAATACCGACATCATTATAGTGACGGCCCCATCGCTACAGTGTTGTTCTTAAAGTGACGGGCCCCGTCACTATAGTACTGATGTTAAAGTACTGGGCCCCGTCACTGCAGTCACTACAAAAAAAATAACTTGGTGCCAATTGTACCAcgcacatcaagtaacgaaaccCAAGTCAATGCTTACTGTGTTGAAACAATGttatggaacatacaaaggcaCAGAGATGCacacacagctgaatcttagtGGCTAGCCGCTATCATAGTCCGACGGCACCTCCTTTTCGCTTTCTACCGACCACAGAAAATCATCTTCAGTCCCATCGAATGCATTAGAAAGGTCACGCTTACAGCAAACTGGAAAATGGCAACCACAAACcaagacattaaaaaagaaaacatttcttcGATGACAGTGTGGCTAGCTAGCTTGCATTGAGCTTTTCTTCTTTATTAAGAAGCTATTTTGTTTTTGATATTGAGGAAAATTAGTTACAATTGTAACATGCAAGCAAATTTCAATGCGGTTTTTAATAAAACAAGTG
This region includes:
- the UQCR-Q gene encoding cytochrome b-c1 complex subunit 8 → MGLHFGNLYKLRGIVMYRVSPYEQRAFAGLFKQGIPNVIRRTKDQIFYVLPPFVLTYLVYDWGEREHKKSMRKNPADFANDK